A single region of the Streptomyces virginiae genome encodes:
- a CDS encoding FAD-dependent oxidoreductase, whose translation MTGTAALPTRTDVAVVGAGPTGLALAVTLAEAGVDFVLLDRQAEGANTSRAAVVHARTLEVLDELDPSGALSGELVGRGVRVTRFRIRDGAHPLAAVDFDGLPTAHPYALMVPQYETEAVLLERLRALGGDVHRPYEVTSVTQDADGVTLTTATGETLRAAHAVGADGMHSVVREAAGIAFEGSAYAESFVLADVVMDWAPGPHEVTLAFGTAGPTVVAPLPGGHYRIVAAVAEAPAEPDLAFVRTLMDERVPGQAAVRELVWSSRFRIHHRVADRYRAGRLLLAGDAAHVHSPAGGQGMNTGIQDGYALGRALATGDLDGYEARRRPVARRVVALTHRMTRAATTRNPVLRAARNALLPLLARVPALRDRLAAELAELTYR comes from the coding sequence ATGACCGGCACCGCCGCACTCCCGACCCGTACGGACGTGGCCGTCGTCGGCGCCGGACCCACCGGCCTCGCCCTCGCCGTGACCCTGGCGGAGGCCGGCGTCGACTTCGTCCTCCTCGACCGGCAGGCCGAGGGCGCCAACACCTCCCGCGCCGCCGTCGTGCACGCCCGCACGCTGGAGGTCCTCGACGAGCTCGACCCGAGCGGCGCCCTCTCCGGCGAGCTCGTCGGCCGCGGCGTCCGCGTCACCCGCTTCCGGATCCGTGACGGCGCCCACCCGCTCGCCGCCGTCGACTTCGACGGCCTGCCCACGGCCCACCCGTACGCGCTGATGGTCCCCCAGTACGAGACCGAGGCCGTGCTCCTGGAGCGCCTGCGCGCTCTGGGCGGCGACGTCCACCGCCCCTACGAGGTCACCTCCGTCACCCAGGACGCGGACGGGGTCACCCTCACCACCGCCACCGGGGAGACCCTCCGCGCGGCCCACGCCGTCGGCGCCGACGGGATGCACAGCGTGGTCCGCGAGGCCGCCGGCATCGCCTTCGAGGGCAGCGCGTACGCGGAGTCCTTCGTCCTCGCCGATGTGGTCATGGACTGGGCCCCGGGCCCGCACGAGGTCACGCTCGCCTTCGGTACCGCCGGGCCCACCGTGGTCGCCCCACTGCCCGGAGGGCACTACCGGATCGTCGCCGCCGTCGCCGAGGCCCCCGCCGAGCCGGACCTCGCCTTCGTCCGGACCCTGATGGACGAGCGCGTCCCGGGGCAGGCCGCCGTCCGCGAACTCGTCTGGTCCTCCCGGTTCCGGATCCATCACCGGGTCGCCGACCGGTACCGCGCCGGACGGCTGCTGCTCGCCGGGGACGCGGCCCACGTGCACAGCCCGGCCGGCGGTCAGGGCATGAACACCGGCATCCAGGACGGCTACGCCCTCGGCCGCGCCCTGGCCACCGGGGACCTCGACGGCTACGAGGCCCGGCGGCGCCCCGTCGCCCGGCGCGTGGTGGCCCTGACGCACCGGATGACCCGGGCCGCGACCACCCGCAACCCGGTCCTGCGCGCGGCGCGCAACGCCCTGCTGCCGCTGCTCGCCCGCGTCCCGGCGCTGCGCGACCGCCTCGCCGCCGAGCTGGCGGAGCTCACCTACCGCTGA
- a CDS encoding neocarzinostatin apoprotein domain-containing protein, producing MRRVGALLAAGLAVCALALFPANPAAAAEGKPAVALSLQEAAKGTGITVTGTGWPAKTLVMLLVCGQNMIGGTNSCANADGAAVSVGADGSFTAQLPVVAPPKPCPCIVNVTSVNGDQSTVATPLKITDHPVAELPAESGTARLAMLTGVRLEGEDGVLTWFGAPPTRKFKVTVGNLGPVPVKDPVFQLGTAHGVFAPLWEEARWKGTVPPGGKAEIALDVSLAAGAHGDYTISLKYGETVVATQPWGVDRPYGVLLFWGLLLLVIPAAVFRIGMAVVDRVRPGAAPAAGRHRGVRLPDAASAVTARLPRFGSPRPPERAPGSDDPEPSPQTTTAVLPWFTPDSAPGTAPQASAPSENRSTTKGHS from the coding sequence GTGAGAAGAGTCGGAGCCCTGCTGGCCGCGGGGCTGGCGGTGTGCGCCCTCGCCCTGTTCCCCGCGAACCCGGCCGCGGCCGCCGAGGGCAAGCCGGCCGTGGCGCTCTCGCTCCAGGAGGCCGCCAAGGGCACCGGGATCACCGTCACCGGCACCGGCTGGCCGGCGAAGACGCTGGTGATGCTGCTGGTCTGCGGTCAGAACATGATCGGCGGCACCAACAGCTGCGCCAACGCCGACGGTGCCGCCGTCTCGGTCGGCGCCGACGGGAGCTTCACCGCGCAGCTGCCCGTGGTGGCACCGCCCAAGCCCTGCCCCTGCATCGTCAACGTCACCTCCGTCAACGGCGACCAGTCCACCGTCGCGACCCCCTTGAAGATCACCGACCACCCGGTCGCCGAGCTGCCCGCCGAGTCCGGCACGGCCCGCCTCGCGATGCTCACCGGGGTCCGGCTGGAGGGCGAGGACGGGGTGCTGACCTGGTTCGGTGCCCCGCCCACCCGGAAGTTCAAGGTCACGGTCGGCAATCTCGGCCCGGTCCCGGTCAAGGACCCGGTCTTCCAGCTCGGCACCGCGCACGGGGTGTTCGCCCCGCTGTGGGAGGAGGCCCGCTGGAAGGGCACCGTCCCGCCCGGCGGGAAGGCGGAGATCGCGCTCGACGTGAGTCTGGCCGCCGGCGCCCACGGGGACTACACGATCTCCCTCAAGTACGGCGAGACCGTGGTGGCCACACAGCCCTGGGGCGTGGACCGCCCGTACGGGGTGCTGCTCTTCTGGGGTTTGCTCCTGCTGGTGATCCCGGCCGCGGTCTTCCGTATCGGCATGGCGGTCGTCGACCGGGTCCGGCCGGGCGCCGCGCCCGCCGCCGGCCGGCACCGGGGCGTACGGCTCCCCGACGCGGCCTCCGCGGTGACGGCCCGGCTGCCGCGGTTCGGGTCCCCACGGCCGCCCGAACGGGCCCCGGGCTCCGACGACCCGGAGCCGTCCCCCCAGACCACCACGGCGGTCCTGCCGTGGTTCACCCCGGACAGCGCGCCGGGCACAGCACCACAGGCGTCCGCACCGTCTGAGAACCGTTCGACGACGAAGGGACATTCGTGA
- the hutU gene encoding urocanate hydratase, whose product MSGPRPVRAARGTELSTLGWQQEAALRMLQNNLDPEVAEHPDKLVVYGGTGKAARDWRSYDAMVRTLQTLKQDETMLVQSGRPVGVMQTHEWAPRVLLANSNLVGDWANWEEFRRLEHLGLTMYGQMTAGSWIYIGTQGILQGTYETFAAVAAKKFGGTLAGTITLTAGLGGMGGAQPLAVTMNDGVAICIDVDPRAIDRRIEHRYLDVKADNLRHALQLAVEARDARKPLSIGLLGNAAELLPQMLAEGAPIDIVTDQTSAHDPLAYLPVGVDFDDMASYAAKDPAGFTTRARESMAKHVEAMVGFMDAGAEVFDYGNSIRGEAQLAGYDRAFAFPGFVPAYIRPLFCEGKGPFRWAALSGEASDIHKTDKAMLELFPENESLHRWIKMAGERVHFQGLPARICWLGYGERDKAGERFNEMVADGTLAAPLVIGRDHLDCGSVASPYRETEAMLDGSDAIADWPLLNAMVNVASGASWVSIHHGGGVGMGRSIHAGQVTVADGTPLAGEKIRRVLTNDPGMGVIRHVDAGYDIAESVADERGVRVPMREGDDA is encoded by the coding sequence ATGTCAGGACCCCGCCCCGTACGTGCCGCGCGAGGCACCGAGCTCAGCACCCTGGGATGGCAGCAGGAGGCCGCCCTGCGGATGCTGCAGAACAACCTCGACCCCGAGGTCGCCGAGCACCCCGACAAGCTCGTCGTCTACGGCGGCACCGGCAAGGCCGCCCGCGACTGGCGCTCGTACGACGCGATGGTCCGCACCCTGCAGACCCTCAAGCAGGACGAGACGATGCTGGTCCAGTCCGGCCGCCCGGTCGGCGTGATGCAGACCCACGAGTGGGCGCCGCGCGTCCTGCTCGCCAACTCCAACCTCGTCGGCGACTGGGCCAACTGGGAGGAGTTCCGCCGCCTGGAGCACCTGGGCCTGACCATGTACGGCCAGATGACCGCCGGGTCCTGGATCTACATCGGCACCCAGGGCATCCTCCAGGGCACCTACGAGACCTTCGCCGCCGTCGCCGCCAAGAAGTTCGGCGGCACCCTCGCGGGCACCATCACCCTCACCGCCGGCCTCGGCGGCATGGGCGGCGCCCAGCCGCTGGCCGTGACGATGAACGACGGCGTCGCGATCTGTATCGACGTCGACCCGCGCGCCATCGACCGCCGCATCGAGCACCGCTACCTGGACGTCAAGGCCGACAACCTCCGCCACGCCCTCCAGCTGGCCGTCGAGGCCCGCGACGCCCGCAAGCCGCTCTCCATCGGCCTCCTCGGCAACGCCGCCGAGCTGCTCCCGCAGATGCTCGCCGAGGGCGCCCCGATCGACATCGTGACCGACCAGACCTCGGCCCACGACCCGCTCGCGTACCTGCCCGTCGGCGTCGACTTCGACGACATGGCCTCCTACGCGGCCAAGGACCCGGCCGGCTTCACCACCCGCGCCCGCGAGTCCATGGCCAAGCACGTCGAGGCCATGGTCGGCTTCATGGACGCCGGCGCCGAGGTCTTCGACTACGGCAACTCCATCCGCGGCGAGGCCCAGCTGGCCGGCTACGACCGGGCCTTCGCCTTCCCCGGCTTCGTCCCGGCCTACATCCGCCCGCTGTTCTGCGAGGGCAAGGGCCCCTTCCGCTGGGCCGCCCTGTCCGGCGAGGCCTCGGACATCCACAAGACCGACAAGGCCATGCTGGAGCTCTTCCCGGAGAACGAGTCCCTGCACCGCTGGATCAAGATGGCCGGCGAGCGCGTCCACTTCCAGGGCCTGCCCGCGCGCATCTGCTGGCTCGGCTACGGCGAGCGCGACAAGGCCGGCGAGCGCTTCAACGAGATGGTGGCCGACGGCACCCTCGCCGCGCCCCTGGTGATCGGCCGCGACCACCTCGACTGCGGCTCGGTGGCCTCCCCGTACCGCGAGACCGAGGCCATGCTCGACGGCTCCGACGCGATCGCCGACTGGCCGCTGCTCAACGCCATGGTCAACGTGGCCTCCGGCGCCTCCTGGGTCTCCATCCACCACGGCGGCGGCGTCGGCATGGGCCGCTCCATCCACGCGGGCCAGGTCACCGTCGCCGACGGCACCCCGCTCGCCGGTGAGAAGATCCGCCGCGTGCTCACCAACGACCCGGGCATGGGCGTCATCCGCCACGTCGACGCCGGCTACGACATCGCCGAGTCGGTCGCCGACGAGCGCGGCGTCCGCGTCCCCATGCGTGAGGGCGACGACGCGTGA
- a CDS encoding diaminopimelate decarboxylase encodes MAANSEVEGVAASAAGRRDPAVRAAVEQGLVGGGEEAEPLVCLLDVAGIRASAAALTGAFAAALAPGTPVLHAFAVKAAPLVPVLRLLADAGLGCEVASPGELALARAAGVPAERTVLDSPAKTPAELREALALGIAVNADNPQELARLDGLVGRAATPPAAPIGVRINPQTGAGAIGALSTATTTSKFGIALRDPGARAWLVRAYLDRPWLTRLHIHSGSQGVPLALIAEGVRELHALAEEINAAAGRRQVDTLDIGGGLPVNFASDEETPTFADYVAALRAAVPALFDGSYGLVTEFGRALLAKHGLVLARVEYTKTSGSRPIALTHAGVQVATRTAYAPAAWPVRILPYDAKGAPKTGDPVAQDIAGPACFAGDLLATARELPLLAPGDLIGVPDTGAYFFTAHYGYNSLPRPAVHGFTVTESGEVAFRLVRPAQDVSAIVAEAGGDLRDALL; translated from the coding sequence ATGGCTGCGAACAGCGAGGTCGAGGGTGTCGCCGCGAGCGCCGCAGGGCGCCGGGATCCGGCCGTACGGGCCGCCGTCGAGCAGGGTCTCGTGGGCGGGGGCGAGGAGGCGGAGCCCCTGGTCTGCCTGCTGGACGTCGCCGGGATCCGGGCCTCCGCCGCCGCGCTGACCGGCGCCTTCGCGGCCGCCTTGGCGCCCGGCACCCCCGTCCTGCACGCCTTCGCGGTCAAGGCCGCCCCGCTCGTCCCGGTCCTGCGGCTGCTCGCCGACGCCGGGCTCGGCTGCGAGGTGGCGAGCCCCGGGGAGCTGGCGCTGGCCCGGGCGGCCGGCGTGCCCGCGGAGCGGACCGTCCTGGACTCCCCCGCCAAGACCCCGGCCGAGCTGCGCGAGGCCTTGGCCCTGGGCATCGCCGTCAACGCCGACAACCCCCAGGAGCTGGCCCGCCTCGACGGGCTCGTCGGCCGGGCGGCCACGCCCCCCGCGGCCCCGATCGGCGTACGGATCAACCCGCAGACCGGGGCAGGCGCCATCGGCGCCCTGTCCACGGCCACCACCACCTCGAAGTTCGGGATCGCCCTGCGCGACCCGGGCGCGCGCGCCTGGCTCGTACGCGCCTACCTGGACCGGCCGTGGCTCACCCGGCTGCACATCCACTCGGGCTCCCAGGGCGTGCCCCTGGCCCTGATCGCGGAAGGCGTACGGGAACTCCACGCGCTCGCCGAGGAGATCAACGCGGCGGCCGGGCGACGCCAGGTCGACACCCTCGACATCGGCGGCGGCCTGCCGGTGAACTTCGCCTCGGACGAGGAGACCCCGACGTTCGCGGACTACGTGGCGGCCCTGCGCGCGGCGGTCCCCGCCCTGTTCGACGGCTCGTACGGCCTGGTCACGGAATTCGGCCGCGCCCTGCTGGCCAAGCACGGCCTGGTGCTGGCCCGCGTGGAGTACACCAAGACCAGCGGCTCCCGGCCGATCGCGCTCACCCACGCCGGGGTCCAGGTGGCGACCCGCACCGCGTACGCCCCGGCGGCCTGGCCGGTGCGGATCCTGCCGTACGACGCGAAGGGCGCCCCGAAGACCGGCGACCCGGTGGCCCAGGACATCGCGGGCCCGGCCTGCTTCGCCGGGGACCTGCTCGCGACCGCCCGCGAGCTGCCCCTGCTCGCCCCCGGCGACCTGATCGGCGTACCGGACACCGGGGCGTACTTCTTCACGGCCCACTACGGCTACAACAGCCTGCCGCGGCCGGCGGTTCACGGCTTCACGGTCACGGAGTCGGGAGAGGTCGCCTTCCGCCTGGTGCGCCCCGCGCAGGACGTGTCGGCGATCGTCGCGGAAGCGGGCGGAGACCTGCGGGACGCCCTGCTGTGA
- the hutI gene encoding imidazolonepropionase, translated as MTTTCITNIGSLVTNDPAAGDGSPLGLIENAAVVIEGDKVAWVGPAAKAPDTDEVVDAQGRAVIPGFVDSHSHLVFAGDRTQEFNARMSGRAYSAGGIRTTVAATRAATDAELEANLVRHLDEARRQGTTTFETKSGYGLTVADEARALRIAAAHTEEVTYLGAHIVSPDFAEDPAGYVDLVTGEMLAACAPYARWVDVFCEKGAFDGDQARAILTAGAAAGLIPRVHANQLSYGPGVQLAVELEAASADHCTHLTDADVDALAQAADTTVATLLPGAEFSTRAQWPDARRLIDAGATVALSTDCNPGSSYTSSMPFCIALAVRDMRMTPDEALWSATAGGARALRRDDIGLLAPGARADLALLDAPSHVHLAYRPGVPLVSGVWQRGRRAY; from the coding sequence ATGACCACCACCTGCATCACCAACATCGGCAGCCTCGTCACCAACGACCCCGCCGCAGGCGACGGTTCACCGCTCGGACTGATCGAGAACGCCGCCGTCGTCATCGAAGGCGACAAGGTCGCCTGGGTCGGTCCCGCCGCCAAGGCGCCCGACACCGACGAGGTCGTCGACGCGCAGGGTCGGGCCGTCATCCCCGGCTTCGTCGACTCCCACTCGCACCTCGTCTTCGCCGGCGACCGCACCCAGGAGTTCAACGCCCGGATGTCGGGCCGCGCCTACTCCGCCGGCGGCATCCGCACCACCGTCGCCGCCACCCGCGCCGCCACCGACGCCGAGCTGGAGGCGAACCTCGTCCGCCACCTCGACGAGGCCCGCCGCCAGGGCACCACCACCTTCGAGACCAAGTCCGGCTACGGCCTCACCGTCGCCGACGAGGCCCGCGCCCTGCGCATCGCCGCCGCGCACACCGAGGAGGTCACCTACCTCGGCGCGCACATCGTCTCCCCGGACTTCGCCGAGGACCCGGCCGGCTACGTCGACCTCGTCACCGGCGAGATGCTGGCGGCCTGCGCCCCGTACGCCCGCTGGGTGGACGTCTTCTGCGAGAAGGGCGCCTTCGACGGCGACCAGGCCCGCGCCATCCTCACCGCCGGCGCCGCCGCCGGGCTGATCCCGCGCGTGCACGCCAACCAGCTCTCCTACGGGCCCGGCGTCCAGCTCGCCGTCGAGCTCGAAGCGGCCTCCGCCGACCACTGCACCCACCTCACCGACGCCGATGTCGACGCCCTCGCCCAGGCCGCCGACACCACCGTCGCCACCCTGCTGCCCGGCGCCGAGTTCTCCACGCGCGCCCAGTGGCCCGACGCCCGGCGCCTGATCGACGCGGGCGCCACCGTCGCCCTGTCCACGGACTGCAACCCCGGCTCCTCCTACACGAGTTCGATGCCCTTCTGCATCGCGCTCGCGGTCCGCGACATGCGGATGACCCCCGACGAGGCCCTCTGGTCGGCCACCGCCGGTGGCGCCCGCGCCCTGCGCCGCGACGACATCGGCCTCCTCGCCCCGGGAGCCCGCGCGGACCTGGCCCTGCTGGACGCCCCGAGCCATGTCCACCTCGCCTACCGACCGGGCGTACCGCTGGTCTCCGGTGTCTGGCAGCGGGGGCGCCGCGCCTACTGA
- a CDS encoding allantoate amidohydrolase — translation MWSELAPIGRDAGTGGYRRYAWSGADADCRTWFQEQAEARGLTYETDRNGNQWAWLGDPLAGDAVVTGSHLDSVPDGGAFDGPLGVVSSFAALDELRRRGAEFSRPLAITNFGDEEGARFGLACVGSRLAAGQLTKEKAYELRDAEGISLPQAMEAAGYDPEAIGADPERLGRIGAFVELHVEQGRALDLSGDRVGIASAIWPHGRWRFDFRGEANHAGTTRLVDRRDPMLTYASTVLAARAEAALAGAVATFGKIAVEPNGVNAIPSLVRGWLDSRAADQATLDTVVTAIEKAARERADQDGIDLDIVRESFTPVVEFEHALRDEMNRILGGSVPVLGTGAGHDAGILSAAVPTAMLFVRNPTGVSHSPREFAAEDDCVAGVLALADVLEGLACR, via the coding sequence ATGTGGTCGGAGCTCGCGCCCATCGGCCGCGACGCCGGCACCGGCGGATACCGCCGGTACGCCTGGAGCGGGGCCGACGCCGACTGCCGGACCTGGTTCCAGGAGCAGGCCGAGGCGCGCGGGCTGACGTACGAGACCGACCGCAACGGCAACCAGTGGGCCTGGCTCGGCGACCCCCTCGCGGGGGACGCCGTGGTCACCGGCTCGCACCTGGACTCCGTCCCCGACGGCGGTGCCTTCGACGGCCCCCTCGGGGTGGTCTCCTCCTTCGCGGCCCTGGACGAACTCCGAAGGAGGGGCGCGGAGTTCTCCAGGCCCCTGGCCATCACCAACTTCGGTGACGAGGAAGGCGCCCGCTTCGGGCTCGCCTGCGTCGGCTCGCGGCTCGCCGCCGGACAGCTGACCAAGGAGAAGGCGTACGAGCTGCGCGACGCCGAGGGAATCTCCCTGCCCCAGGCCATGGAGGCCGCCGGCTACGACCCCGAGGCCATCGGGGCCGACCCCGAACGTCTGGGCCGCATCGGCGCCTTCGTCGAACTCCACGTGGAACAGGGCCGGGCCCTGGACCTGTCCGGGGACCGGGTCGGCATCGCCTCCGCGATCTGGCCGCACGGCCGCTGGCGGTTCGACTTCCGCGGCGAGGCCAACCACGCCGGCACCACCCGGCTGGTCGACCGCCGCGACCCGATGCTCACCTACGCGTCGACCGTGCTGGCCGCCCGCGCGGAGGCGGCCCTCGCCGGGGCCGTCGCCACCTTCGGGAAGATCGCGGTCGAACCCAACGGGGTCAACGCCATCCCCTCGCTGGTGCGCGGCTGGCTCGACTCCCGGGCCGCCGACCAGGCCACCCTCGACACGGTCGTCACGGCCATCGAGAAGGCCGCCCGCGAGCGCGCCGACCAGGACGGCATCGACCTCGACATCGTCCGGGAGTCCTTCACCCCGGTCGTCGAGTTCGAGCACGCCCTGCGCGACGAGATGAACCGGATCCTGGGCGGTTCGGTCCCCGTGCTCGGCACCGGGGCGGGACACGACGCCGGGATCCTCTCGGCGGCCGTCCCGACCGCCATGCTGTTCGTACGGAACCCGACCGGCGTCTCCCACTCCCCGCGGGAGTTCGCCGCCGAGGACGACTGCGTGGCAGGCGTCCTCGCCCTCGCCGACGTACTGGAAGGCCTGGCATGTCGTTGA
- a CDS encoding TetR/AcrR family transcriptional regulator, whose translation MTARRTSDTTKTAILRAARERFAAQGYERTTIRAVAADAEIDPSMVMRYFGSKERLFDAALAVDLRLPDLGAVPAGELPAALVRHFVERWEGDPADDALLVLLRSAVTNEQAAARMREVFAAQVAPALAAAVGPERAAAVAGLVSAQLLGLALTRYLLRLPGVVALTPAEVVAGLAPALAATLTG comes from the coding sequence ATGACCGCGCGACGCACTTCCGACACGACCAAGACGGCGATCCTGCGGGCGGCCCGGGAGCGCTTCGCCGCTCAGGGCTACGAGCGCACCACCATCCGCGCCGTCGCGGCGGACGCGGAGATCGACCCGTCGATGGTCATGCGCTACTTCGGCAGCAAGGAGCGGCTCTTCGACGCCGCCCTCGCGGTGGACCTGCGCCTGCCCGACCTGGGCGCCGTGCCGGCCGGGGAGCTCCCCGCCGCCCTCGTGCGGCACTTCGTGGAGCGCTGGGAGGGTGATCCGGCCGACGACGCGCTGCTGGTGCTGCTGCGCTCGGCGGTGACGAACGAACAGGCCGCGGCCCGGATGCGGGAGGTGTTCGCGGCGCAGGTCGCTCCGGCGCTGGCGGCCGCCGTCGGCCCGGAGCGGGCCGCGGCGGTGGCGGGCCTGGTCTCCGCGCAGCTGCTGGGCCTGGCCCTGACCCGCTACCTGCTGCGCCTGCCGGGGGTCGTCGCGCTGACCCCGGCCGAGGTCGTGGCGGGCCTCGCCCCGGCCCTGGCGGCCACCCTCACCGGCTGA
- a CDS encoding LPXTG cell wall anchor domain-containing protein has product MSDRKRSTALALASALAGSAVLFTAPAAHAAVVDVAYDCKTPIGDKSAVSPIDIKSVKEGDGYKLTMSFQKGVSSSPIELGKGAMSPSAVIVVGGAEKVSVPVSGPSNPEAVPPDTPIKITDLSGTYTPKKSGKVTFTAGVLTIKAMGTTTTCTPGNNPGPSLELDVTAPGGGGGGGGTQPGTDTTGDTLPQTGPTDSALALGTLGGTVLLAGAAGVLWLTRRGQRARS; this is encoded by the coding sequence GTGTCCGACCGCAAACGCTCCACCGCGCTCGCGCTGGCCTCCGCGCTGGCCGGATCGGCGGTGCTGTTCACCGCCCCCGCGGCCCATGCCGCCGTCGTCGACGTCGCCTACGACTGCAAGACCCCGATCGGGGACAAGTCGGCGGTGTCGCCCATCGACATCAAGTCCGTCAAGGAGGGGGACGGGTACAAGCTGACGATGTCCTTCCAGAAGGGCGTCTCGTCCAGCCCCATCGAGCTCGGCAAGGGCGCCATGAGCCCCAGCGCCGTCATCGTCGTCGGCGGCGCCGAGAAGGTGTCCGTACCGGTCTCGGGACCGTCCAACCCCGAGGCCGTGCCCCCGGACACCCCCATCAAGATCACCGACCTCTCGGGCACCTACACACCCAAGAAGAGCGGCAAGGTCACCTTCACCGCCGGCGTGCTCACCATCAAGGCGATGGGCACCACGACCACCTGCACCCCCGGCAACAACCCGGGACCGTCGCTCGAACTGGACGTCACGGCGCCCGGCGGCGGGGGCGGTGGCGGGGGCACGCAGCCCGGCACCGACACCACCGGCGACACCCTCCCGCAGACCGGGCCCACCGACTCCGCCCTGGCCCTCGGCACCCTCGGCGGCACGGTGCTGCTCGCTGGCGCGGCCGGCGTGCTCTGGCTGACCCGGCGCGGGCAGCGGGCCCGGTCCTGA
- a CDS encoding formimidoylglutamate deiminase, producing the protein MSLTTYWLEHAWLGTHVEPGVALEVTEDGRIGALRTGVETPPPGAEVLRGLTIPGLANAHSHAFHRALRGTVQVGSGTFWTWRDLMYKVAQNLTPDSYFALARAVYAEMALAGITNVGEFHYVHHAPGGTAYADPNAMGEALIEAAAAAGIRITLLDTAYLSSGFGEAPNSHQLRFSDGTAEAWAERASALKPREHALIGAAIHSVRAVPAAELATVAGWAEERGAPLHVHLSEQTAENDACQAAHGRTPTQLLADHGVLGPRTTGVHNTHLTDVDIALLGGTGTGTCMCPTTERDLADGIGPATRLQHAGSPLSLGSDSHAVIDLLEEARAMELNERLRSRTRGHWTANALLTAATEDGHAALGLPDAGRLEAGALADFTTIALDSVRTAGPPARLGAETAVFAATASDVRHTVVGGRHVVRDGHHTLVGDVPSALAESIAALRG; encoded by the coding sequence ATGTCGTTGACGACGTACTGGCTGGAGCACGCCTGGCTCGGCACCCATGTCGAGCCGGGCGTCGCCCTGGAGGTCACCGAAGACGGGCGGATCGGCGCCCTGCGCACCGGGGTCGAGACCCCGCCGCCGGGCGCCGAGGTGCTGCGCGGCCTGACGATCCCCGGGCTGGCCAACGCGCACAGCCACGCCTTCCACCGGGCCCTGCGCGGCACCGTCCAGGTCGGCTCGGGCACCTTCTGGACCTGGCGCGACCTGATGTACAAGGTCGCCCAGAACCTCACCCCCGACAGCTACTTCGCGCTCGCCCGCGCGGTCTACGCGGAGATGGCGCTGGCCGGCATCACCAACGTCGGCGAGTTCCACTACGTCCACCACGCGCCCGGCGGCACCGCCTACGCCGACCCGAACGCGATGGGCGAGGCCCTGATCGAGGCCGCCGCCGCGGCCGGAATCCGGATCACCCTCCTGGACACCGCGTACCTGTCCTCGGGCTTCGGCGAAGCCCCCAACAGCCACCAGCTGCGCTTCTCCGACGGCACCGCCGAGGCCTGGGCCGAGCGCGCGAGCGCGCTGAAGCCCCGCGAGCACGCCCTGATCGGCGCCGCGATCCACTCGGTGCGCGCCGTACCGGCCGCCGAACTGGCCACCGTGGCCGGCTGGGCCGAGGAGCGCGGGGCGCCCCTGCACGTCCACCTCTCGGAGCAGACCGCCGAGAACGACGCCTGCCAGGCCGCCCACGGACGCACCCCGACCCAGCTGCTGGCCGACCACGGTGTGCTCGGCCCGCGCACCACCGGCGTCCACAACACGCACCTCACCGATGTGGACATCGCCCTCCTCGGCGGGACCGGCACGGGCACCTGCATGTGCCCCACCACCGAACGCGACCTCGCGGACGGCATCGGCCCGGCGACCCGGCTCCAGCACGCGGGCAGCCCGCTGTCCCTGGGCAGCGACAGCCACGCCGTGATCGACCTGCTCGAAGAGGCCCGCGCGATGGAGCTGAACGAGCGCCTGCGCAGCCGCACCCGGGGCCACTGGACGGCGAACGCCCTGCTCACCGCCGCCACCGAGGACGGCCACGCCGCCCTCGGACTCCCGGACGCGGGGCGCCTGGAGGCGGGCGCGCTCGCGGACTTCACCACGATCGCGCTGGACTCGGTCCGTACGGCGGGTCCGCCGGCGCGGCTCGGCGCCGAGACGGCGGTGTTCGCCGCCACCGCCTCGGACGTCCGCCACACGGTGGTCGGCGGCCGCCACGTGGTCCGCGACGGCCACCACACCCTGGTCGGGGACGTCCCGTCCGCCCTCGCCGAATCGATCGCAGCCCTGCGCGGCTGA